The following coding sequences lie in one Rutidosis leptorrhynchoides isolate AG116_Rl617_1_P2 chromosome 4, CSIRO_AGI_Rlap_v1, whole genome shotgun sequence genomic window:
- the LOC139840997 gene encoding glutathione S-transferase T3-like — protein sequence MKIEVSKEGLSQRNQTKWLSLKEAWLAQCWVDASEDSCKGNSQKYVLLWATIYNKFNNNPNGWQRGDDQLSSKWRNINQACGAFQGAYNKAKRNWRSGDNDQGVEDQAHQIYANNNKGKRFIMMDVWRVLSNKSK from the exons ATGAAGATAGAAG TTTCAAAGGAAGGTCTAAGTCAAAGAAATCAAACAAAATGGTTGAGTCTAAAAGAAGCGTGGTTGGCTCAATGTTGGGTCGATGCGTCGGAGGATTCTTGCAAGGGAAATTCACAAAAATATGTATTGTTGTGGGCTACAATTTACAACAAATTCAACAACAACCCAAATGGATGGCAAAGAGGTGACGACCAATTGTCGTCAAAGTGGCGTAACATCAACCAAGCGTGTGGTGCGTTTCAAGGTGCTTACAACAAAGCCAAACGCAATTGGAGAAGCGGTGACAACGATCAAGGTGTCGAAGACCAAGCACATCAAATCTATGCAAATAATAACAAAGGGAAAAGGTTTATCATGATGGATGTTTGGCGTGTATTGAGTAACAAGTCAAAGTGA